A genomic segment from Fusarium fujikuroi IMI 58289 draft genome, chromosome FFUJ_chr04 encodes:
- a CDS encoding related to putative GTPases (G3E family) encodes MAPIPITIVTGFLGSGKTTLILNLIPQLRAQNPDYKLALLKNEFGDLAVDSQLAANSAISGVQELLNGCICCNLVGQLGPALEELEKTVTPDRIVVETSGSAFPATLALEVNRLARESGKYILDGVISVIDVENWKGYEDTSYTARIQARYTDLIVFNKWENVSMLRYDECLDRVGDLEVDVAKVKSDKGKVSIDLIFGVDGGLAKELTEADVEKTNGHSHYHSNGTTNGHSHNHQSEVEVLSVVLKADPSARVSTEKLIAFLSSTPKDEAYRIKALISLSSTPTNSDPDIPPPEPSASGRYILNWAFGRWTFTPVAESLQEHDSSSDVTLRMTIIFARYESNKWKKRIEAGGLIELEGGDSSDLTVTKIL; translated from the coding sequence ATGGCGCCAATTCCTATCACTATCGTTACAGGGTTTTTGGGATCAGGTAAAACGACACTGATACTGAACCTGATCCCCCAACTTCGCGCCCAGAACCCAGACTATAAGCTTgcgcttctcaagaacgaaTTCGGCGATCTCGCAGTCGACTCACAACTCGCCGCCAACTCTGCCATCTCGGGCGTCCAGGAACTCCTCAACGGCTGCATCTGCTGTAACCTCGTCGGTCAACTCGGCCCCGCGCTCGAAGAACTAGAAAAGACCGTCACGCCCGATCGAATCGTTGTTGAAACCAGCGGCTCGGCTTTTCCCGCGACCCTCGCTCTCGAAGTCAACCGCCTTGCGCGTGAGTCCGGGAAGTACATCCTCGACGGTGTCATCAGCGTCATTGATGTCGAGAACTGGAAGGGTTATGAGGACACTAGCTACACGGCACGCATTCAAGCGCGCTACACCGATCTCATTGTCTTCAACAAGTGGGAGAATGTCAGCATGCTACGATACGACGAATGCCTCGATCGAGTCGGCGACTTGGAAGTTGACgttgccaaggtcaagagcgACAAGGGCAAAGTGTCGATAGACTTGATCTTTGGCGTGGATGGTGGTTTGGCGAAGGAGTTGACAGAGGCAGATGTTGAAAAGACCAACGGCCACAGTCACTACCACTCCAACGGCACAACAAACGGCCATTCTCACAACCACCAAAGCGAAGTCGAGGTTTTGTCAGTTGTCCTGAAAGCCGATCCTTCGGCACGAGTTTCGACCGAAAAGCTCATTGCCTTCCTCTCCTCCACCCCCAAAGACGAAGCCTACCGTATCAAGGCCCTTATCTCACTCTCATCAACGCCCACAAACTCCGACCCCGATATTCCCCCACCAGAGCCAAGCGCCTCCGGCCGATATATCCTCAACTGGGCATTTGGCCGCTGGACGTTCACACCTGTTGCGGAATCACTGCAGGAGCATGACTCGAGCAGCGATGTCACACTACGCATGACGATAATTTTTGCGCGATACGAGAGCAACaaatggaagaagagaattgaAGCTGGTGGATTGATAGAATTAGAGGGTGGAGACTCAAGCGATTTGACAGTTACAAAAATTCTATAG
- a CDS encoding related to thioredoxin: MDVQLFVYDLSRGLARQMSMGLLGFQLDAIYHTSIELNGREYVYDGGIIAIRPGSSHLGQPLEKIHLGTTNLPMDVIEEFLDSLRPIFTLEAYDLFHHNCNNFSDSFANFLLGKGIPEHIVKMPQAVLDSPMGRMLLPQLTQGINAGRQNGSILGLQQSAQTPSAKHGVKIVSNSAEFDRLMNGAKNSCAVVFFTSATCPPCKVLYPIYDELAEEVGEKATLIKVDIAQPQAHEIGSRYSIRATPTIVTFLRGEEENRWSGADPAALRGNVQLLVQMAHPVHPHERLRLPTFADSNAKPVLYAKVPPLDKLLVKMGDAVARKSEVQALKKYLEDRAKDGPSSAVIPEMNHLSSLVRDSVTTLPIDILFTIVDLFRCALSDPRVSGYFAEEKNHETVRTVLDFVNQQSGCPYALRLVTLQMACNFFSTPLFFDEIMRDNSLRASVILLISSSFLDESHNNVRVAGSSLLFNLSVANRRARQESKATLSGDDEIELAASVVEAIALEEKSAEALHGMLLALGHLVYGTPLDGDLPDLFQTVGAGEKILGKKSKFPDEKLIPEVGKELLGKGLRKP; the protein is encoded by the exons ATGGACGTCCAACTCTTTGTCTATGACCTCTCACGAGGCCTGGCACGCCAGATGTCCATGGGTCTTCTAGGCTTTCAGCTCGATGCCATATATCACACCTCTATAGAACTCAACGGCAGAGAGTATGTCTATGATGGAGGCATTATCGCAATCAGACCAGGCTCGTCACACCTTGGACAGCCCTTAGAGAAGATCCATCTCGGCACAACGAATCTACCTATGGACGTAATAGAAGAGTTTCTCGACTCTCTACGGCCGATCTTTACACTAGAG GCCTATGACCTATTTCATCACAACTGTAATAATTTCAGCGATTCATTCGCAAACTTTCTATTAGGAAAGGGTATTCCAGAGCACATTGTCAAAATGCCACAGGCTGTTCTCGACTCGCCCATGGGCCGtatgcttcttcctcagctcACTCAAGGGATCAATGCCGGGAGACAGAATGGTTCTATCCTCGGACTCCAGCAGAGCGCTCAGACGCCAAGTGCAAAACATGGCGTCAAAATTGTTTCCAATTCTGCCGAGTTCGATCGGTTGATGAACGGGGCAAAGAATTCATGTGCGGTCGTCTTCTTTACCTCAGCGACATGCCCACCTTGCAAGGTCCTCTACCCAATTTACGACGAACTTGCGGAGGAAGTTGGAGAGAAAGCCACACTGATCAAGGTCGACATTGCACAGCCCCAGGCCCACGAAATTGGAAGCCGATATTCCATCAGGGCGACACCAACCATCGTGACATTTCTGCGTGGTGAGGAGGAAAATAGATGGTCAGGGGCTGATCCAGCTGCTCTTCGAGGAAATGTCCAGCTCCTAGTGCAAATGGCACATCCCGTTCATCCTCATGAGAGACTCCGGCTACCGACCTTTGCTGATTCCAATGCGAAGCCTGTTCTCTACGCAAAGGTCCCTCCGCTGGACAAACTCCTGGTTAAGATGGGTGACGCAGTTGCTAGGAAGTCGGAGGTACAAGCTCTCAAGAAATACCTTGAGGATCGGGCGAAGGATGGCCCTTCAAGTGCAGTCATTCCTGAGATGAACCACCTGTCGAGCCTTGTCAGGGATTCGGTCACGACACTTCCCATTGATATTCTTTTCACGATCGTTGACTTATTCAGATGCGCTCTTTCGGATCCTAGAGTCAGCGGATACTTTGCCGAAGAAAAGAACCATGAGACGGTCCGGACTGTGCTGGACTTTGTCAATCAACAATCAGGATGCCCTTATGCCCTTCGCCTGGTCACGCTCCAGATGGCctgcaacttcttctcgacaCCCCTATTTTTCGACGAAATCATGCGAGACAACTCGTTACGTGCTTCggtcattcttctcatctcttcGAGCTTCCTTGACGAGAGTCATAACAACGTGCGAGTTGCTGGttcttcccttctcttcaacttgtcAGTGGCAAATCGCCGGGCAAGACAAGAGTCAAAAGCTACTCTTTCAGGGGATGACGAGATCGAGCTTGCTGCGTCAGTAGTCGAGGCTATAGCCTTGGAAGAGAAGTCAGCAGAGGCGTTGCATGGAATGCTTCTCGCTTTGGGTCACTTGGTTTATGGTACACCACTTGATGGCGATCTCCCGGATCTGTTTCAGACAGTTGGTGCAGGAGAAAAAATCCTTGGCAAAAAGTCCAAATTCCCAGATGAAAAGCTCATACCAGAAGTTGGGAAAGAGTTGTTGGGTAAGGGGCTTAGGAAACCATAG
- a CDS encoding probable GTPase Rab7 protein: MSSRKKVLLKVIILGDSGVGKTSLMNQYVNKKFSASYKATIGADFLTREVLVDDRQVTMQLWDTAGQERFQSLGVAFYRGADCCVLVYDVNNAKSFEALDSWRDEFLIQASPRDPPNFPFVVLGNKIDVEESKRVISNKRAMTFCQSKGDIPYFETSAKEAINIDQAFEVIARNALAQEESEEFSGDFDDPINIHIENDRDGCAC, encoded by the exons ATGTCTTCACGAAAGAAGGTCCTTCTCAAG GTTATCATCCTGGGCGATAGCGGTGTTGGCAAGACCAGCTTGATGAACCAATAT GTCAACAAGAAGTTTAGCGCGAGCTACAAGGCCACTATCGGGGCCGACTTTCTAACTCGAGAGGTCCTCGTTGACGATCGACAAGTTACCATGCAG CTCTGGGATACGGCCGGTCAAGAGCGTTTTCAATCCCTCGGCGTGGCGTTCTACCGAGGTGCTGATTGCTGCGTTTTGGTCTACGACGTGAACAATGCCAAGAGTTTCGAGGCACTGGACAGCTGGAGAGACGAATTCCTCATCCAGGCTTCTCCTCGGGACCCTCCCAACTTCCCATTC GTCGTGCTTGGAAACAagattgatgttgaggagagCAAGCGAGTG ATTTCCAACAAGCGCGCCATGACATTCTGCCAGTCCAAGGGCGATATTCCCTACTTTGAGACAAGTGCCAAggaagccatcaacatcgacCAGGCTTTTGAGG TGATTGCTCGCAACGCTCTCGCCCAAGAAGAGTCCGAAGAATTCAGCGGCGACTTTGATGACCCAATCAACATCCACATCGAGAATGACCGTGATGGCTGCGCTTGTTAA
- a CDS encoding related to acyl-CoA dehydrogenase, medium-chain specific, mitochondrial precursor has protein sequence MSARIPLIAVNRVSDAAKKQLDLVAKFVEEECIPADPVVEAQAGEGDARWEGHPSIIEDLKAKARKLGLWNMFLPKGHYKESPGYTNLEYGLMAEWLGRSHVASEACNCSAPDTGNMEVLAKYGNDAQKEQWLKPLMDGKIRSAFLMTEPQIASSDATNIEMDIRREGNEYVLNGQKWWSSGAGDPRCKIYIVMGKTDANNKDTYRQQSVVLVPAGTPGITIDRMLKVYGFDDAPHGHGHITFKNVRVPVSNLVLGEGRGFEIIQGRLGPGRIHHAMRSIGAAERALDWMLLRVNDESKKPFGKLLREHGVILEWIAKSRIEIDAARLIVLNAAIKMDDLGPKKALKEIAEAKVLIPQTALNVIDRAVQAFGGAGVSQDTPLAYMWAGIRTLRLADGPDEVHLQQLGRNENKRSAEATATIKRQRAKTEELLKQYGVERLQPGARIKHNAKL, from the exons ATGTCGGCGAGAATCCCTCTCATT GCTGTCAATCGCGTCAGcgatgctgccaagaagcagcttgacCTGGTCGCCAAGTTCGTCGAGGAAGAATGTATCCC CGCCGACCCTGTTGtagaagctcaagctggcGAGGGTGATGCTCGTTGGGAGGGTCACCCTTCCATCATTGAGGATCTTAAGGCCAAGGCTCGAAAGCTCGGTCTATGGAACATGTTCCTCCCCAAGGGCCACTACAAAGAATCTCCTGGCTACACCAACCTCGAGTACGGACTCATGGCTGAGTGGCTCGGCCGCTCACACGTTGCTTCCGAAGCATGCAACTGCTCAGCCCCTGACACAGGCAACATGGAAGTGTTGGCCAAGTATGGTAACGATGCTCAAAAAGAGCAGTGGCTGAAGCCTCTCATGGATGGCAAGATCCGTTCTGCTTTCCTCATGACAGAGCCTCAAATTGCTTCCTCTGACGCAACAAATATTGAGATGGATATCCGTCGCGAGGGTAACGAGTACGTTCTCAATGGCCAGAAGTGGTGGTCCAGCGGTGCTGGTGACCCACGATGCAAGATTTACATCGTGATGGGCAAGACAGATGCCAACAACAAGGATACTTATCGTCAACAATCGGTCGTCCTGGTCCCCGCCGGGACACCTGGTATTACCATCGACCGCATGCTGAAGGTCTACGGATTCGACGATGCTCCTCACGGCCATGGACACATCACCTTCAAGAACGTCAGAGTTCCTGTCTCTAACCTTGTGCTCGGCGAGGGTCGAGGATTTGAGATTATTCAGGGTCGCCTTGGCCCTGGCCGTATTCACCATGCTATGCGCAGCATTGGCGCT GCTGAGCGTGCTCTTGACTGGATGCTGCTCCGTGTCAACGATGAGTCGAAGAAGCCATTTGGCAAACTTCTCCGCGAACACGGTGTTATCCTCGAATGGATTGCCAAGTCCCGTATTGAAATCGACGCCGCACGCCTGATTGTTCTTAATGCCGCCATTAAGATGGACGACCTAGGTCCCAAGAAGGCCCTCAAGGAGATCGCAGAAGCCAAGGTCCTCATTCCCCAGACCGCTCTCAATGTCATCGACCGTGCGGTTCAAGCCTTCGGAGGCGCTGGTGTCTCCCAGGATACACCCCTGGCATACATGTGGGCAGGTATCCGAACACTGCGTCTTGCTGACGGACCTGATGAGGTGCATCTGCAGCAGCTGGGACGTAATGAGAACAAGCGCAGTGCTGAGGCGACAGCGACCATTAAGAGACAGAGGGCCAAGACTGAGGAGTTGTTGAAGCAATACGGTGTtgagaggcttcagcctggTGCCAGAATAAAGCACAATGCTAAGCTGTAG
- a CDS encoding probable guanosine-diphosphatase produces the protein MRTPTSPPSSKFPVFDPHEKPDRYKFKPKRQGIIGRMKESWMTQSQRTRWIKTAAIVFAIVTLFYFISPKGVEVYHEVTHPAQGNNGQSPSDSSYGTDRCTKSFSKDKPIVQYVLMIDAGSTGSRIHVYKFNNCGDTPELEHEEFKMTEKDVGGLSKYNGDPVAAAKSLDPLMKVAMDTVPNALKGCTPVAVKATAGLRMIGKEASDAILAEVRRHLEQDYPFPVVDKENEGVVIMDGSLEGVYAWITTNYLLGKIGGPDKSETAAVFDLGGGSTQIVFEPTFKGAAHGGMPEKLAEGDHKYDLDFGGRHFELYQHSHLGYGLMAARKAIHGALIKDIESKNTDKAWVKQPIVNPCIAPGMNKTVEVTLDGSEEPVEVTFVGPSQPAPAQCRNLAEKILNKDEECKLAPCSFNGIHQPLLSKTFTKEDVYIFSYFFDRTKPLGMPDSFTLREMHDLTQTVCMGKSGWDVFTTIPDAMAELDGRPEWCLDLNFMMALLHSGYEMPIDREVKIAKKIKGNELGWCLGASLPLLAGGSGWSCKVNQIA, from the exons ATGAGAACACCCACATCGCCGCCCTCATCAAAGTTCCCCGTCTTCGACCCTCACGAGAAACCAGACCGATACAAGTTTAAGCCCAAGAGGCAAGGCATTATTGGCAGGATGAAGGAGTCTTGGATGACACAGTCCCAGCGGACGAGGTGGATTAAGACTGCCGCCATCGTTTTTGCGATTGTTACCCTCTTCTACTTTATCTCCCCCAAGGGTGTTGAAGTGTATCACGAAG TCACTCACCCTGCGCAGGGCAACAACGGCCAGTCCCCCTCAGATTCTTCCTACGGTACCGATCGATGCACAAAGTCTTTCTCCAAGGACAAGCCCATTGTCCAGTATGTTCTCATGATCGATGCCGGCAGCACTGGTTCGCGAATCCACGTCTACAAGTTCAACAACTGTGGCGATACCCCTGAGCTTGAGCACGAGGAATTCAAGATGACTGAGAAGGATGTCGGTGGCCTCAGCAAGTATAACGGCGACCCTGTGGCCGCTGCCAAGAGTCTCGATCCCCTCATGAAGGTCGCCATGGATACCGTTCCCAACGCCCTCAAGGGCTGCACTCCCGTCGCCGTCAAGGCCACCGCTGGTCTTCGAATGATTGGCAAGGAAGCCTCCGATGCTATTCTTGCTGAAGTCCGACGACACCTCGAGCAGGATTACCCCTTCCCTGTCGTTGACAAGGAGAACGAAGGTGTCGTTATCATGGACGGTTCTCTCGAGGGTGTTTATGCTTGGATTACCACCAACTACCTTCTCGGCAAGATTGGTGGTCCCGATAAGAGCGAGACTGCCGCtgtctttgatcttggtggtggttctACTCAGATCGTTTTTGAGCCCACTTTCAAGGGCGCCGCCCACGGTGGAATGCctgagaagcttgctgagggTGATCACAAGTACGATCTCGACTTCGGCGGTCGTCACTTCGAGCTCTACCAGCACTCTCACTTGGGCTATGGTCTTATGGCTGCCCGCAAGGCCATTCATGGTGCTCTCATCAAGGACATTGAGTCCAAGAACACCGACAAGGCCTGGGTAAAGCAACCCATTGTTAACCCCTGCATTGCGCCGGGCATGAACAAGACTGTTGAAGTTACTCTTGATGGCAGTGAGGAGCCTGTTGAAGTTACCTTTGTTGGTCCCTCGCAGCCTGCTCCCGCTCAGTGCCGAAACCTTGCCGAGAAGATTCTcaacaaggatgaggagtgCAAGCTTGCTCCCTGCTCTTTCAACGGCATCCACCAGCCCCTGCTTTCCAAGACCTTCACCAAGGAGGATGTCTACATCTTCTCCTACTTCTTCGACCGCACTAAGCCCCTCGGTATGCCTGACTCCTTCACTCTTCGTGAGATGCACGATCTTACCCAGACTGTCTGCATGGGCAAGTCTGGATGGGATGTTTTCACCACCATCCCTGATGCCATGGCTGAGTTGGATGGCCGACCTGAGTGGTGTCTGGACCTCAACTTCATGATGGCCCTCCTCCACAGTGGTTACGAAATGCCCATTGACCGCGAGGTCAAGattgccaagaagatcaagggcaACGAGCTCGGCTGGTGCCTTGGCGCTAG TTTGCCTCTTCTTGCTGGTGGTTCCGGTTGGTCTTGCAAGGTCAACCAGATTGCTTAA